In the Variovorax sp. S12S4 genome, one interval contains:
- a CDS encoding 2Fe-2S iron-sulfur cluster-binding protein, with protein sequence MDLHIHPIARTLEVRPGANLLEVLREHHVPVSYSCMSGRCGTCRCKVVAGQVLDAGQDAIRPDGQGERYVLACQSTLTESCTIEIPEPDEVVVHPARILKATVTGIDVLTHDIRRLRLKPNKPLEFSPGQYAQLQFAPDLARPYSMAGLSRDAELEFHIRKVPGGRVTAHIFEQLRMGDSVRVSGPLGTAYLRTKHRGPMLCAAGGTGLAPILSIVRGAIEADLMQPIHLYLGVRSDADVYGLAELTELQAQHPGLKVHVVVVTGPASKNQRQGLITDAIRADGPGSLDGWRAYLCGSPPMVEAVTQLVHARGLAPEQTHADAFYLQGT encoded by the coding sequence ATGGACCTGCACATTCACCCCATTGCCCGCACGCTCGAAGTCCGCCCCGGTGCGAACCTGCTCGAAGTGCTGCGCGAGCACCATGTGCCGGTGTCCTATAGCTGCATGTCGGGGCGCTGCGGAACCTGCCGCTGCAAGGTGGTGGCTGGCCAGGTGCTCGACGCCGGGCAAGACGCGATCCGCCCCGACGGGCAGGGCGAGCGCTACGTGCTGGCTTGCCAAAGCACGCTGACCGAAAGCTGCACCATCGAGATTCCGGAGCCCGACGAGGTGGTGGTGCATCCGGCGCGCATCCTCAAGGCGACCGTGACCGGCATCGACGTGCTCACGCACGACATCCGCCGCCTGCGACTCAAGCCGAACAAGCCGCTGGAGTTTTCACCGGGCCAGTACGCGCAATTGCAGTTCGCGCCCGACCTGGCGCGGCCGTACTCCATGGCCGGATTGAGCCGCGATGCGGAGCTTGAATTTCATATCCGCAAGGTGCCCGGCGGGCGCGTCACTGCGCACATCTTCGAACAGTTGCGCATGGGCGATTCGGTGCGGGTGAGCGGCCCGCTCGGCACGGCCTACCTGCGCACGAAGCACCGCGGGCCGATGCTCTGCGCGGCCGGTGGAACGGGGCTTGCACCGATTCTCTCCATCGTTCGGGGCGCGATTGAGGCCGACCTGATGCAGCCGATTCACCTTTACCTCGGCGTGCGCTCCGATGCCGACGTGTACGGGCTCGCCGAGCTCACCGAACTGCAAGCGCAGCATCCGGGGCTGAAGGTGCATGTGGTGGTCGTTACCGGCCCCGCGAGCAAGAACCAGCGCCAGGGCCTCATCACCGATGCCATACGCGCCGACGGGCCCGGCAGCCTCGACGGCTGGCGTGCCTACCTCTGCGGTTCGCCGCCGATGGTCGAGGCCGTGACCCAGCTGGTGCATGCGCGCGGCCTCGCACCCGAGCAGACCCATGCCGATGCCTTCTACCTGCAAGGCACCTGA
- a CDS encoding non-heme iron oxygenase ferredoxin subunit encodes MTTVTWIDAASVDEVPADDVVGIEVQGRDIALYGTEDGIHATDNICTHGHARLCDGFLEGHEIECPLHQGRFDVRTGKAMCAPLTEDLRSYPVKIEGGRVYLAIEQ; translated from the coding sequence ATGACCACAGTGACATGGATCGACGCGGCGTCGGTCGACGAGGTTCCCGCCGACGACGTGGTGGGCATCGAAGTGCAGGGCAGGGACATTGCCCTGTACGGCACCGAAGACGGCATTCACGCGACCGACAACATCTGCACCCACGGCCACGCGCGGCTTTGCGACGGATTCCTTGAGGGCCACGAGATCGAATGCCCGCTGCACCAGGGCCGCTTCGACGTGCGCACCGGCAAGGCCATGTGCGCTCCGCTCACCGAGGACCTGCGCAGCTATCCGGTGAAGATCGAGGGCGGGCGGGTGTACCTCGCCATCGAGCAGTAG
- a CDS encoding aromatic ring-hydroxylating dioxygenase subunit alpha: MSTQDVFPIELRWESEKTSRIPFMAYTDEALHKKELQRFFYEKHWCYVGLEAEIPNPGDFKRTAIGERSVVMSRDEAGAIHVFENVCAHRGMQFCRERHGNRKEFVCPYHQWNYTLKGDLQGVPFRRGVKQDGKVNGGMPADFKTEEHGLTKLKVASRGGVVFASFDHDIEPFEDFLGPDILGYFDRLFDGRKLTILGYNRQRIPGNWKLMQENIKDPYHPGLLHTWFVTFGLWRADNKSELKMDSRGRHAAMISTRGSAGKAAQVTQVSSFKESMQLKDPRFLDIVPEPWWNGPTAVMMTLFPSLILQQQVNSVSTRHIQPVGHDAFDFVWTHFGFEDDTEEMTQRRLRQANLFGPAGFVSADDGEVIEFSQEGFEQKPYHRTLAELGGREVENTDHMVTETLIRGMYRYWREVMEAA; this comes from the coding sequence ATGAGCACGCAAGATGTATTTCCGATCGAGCTGCGATGGGAAAGCGAAAAGACCAGCCGCATTCCCTTCATGGCCTACACCGACGAGGCGCTGCACAAGAAGGAGCTGCAGCGCTTCTTCTACGAAAAGCACTGGTGCTACGTGGGCCTGGAAGCCGAGATTCCGAACCCGGGCGACTTCAAGCGCACGGCCATCGGCGAGCGCTCCGTCGTCATGTCGCGCGACGAAGCGGGCGCCATCCACGTGTTCGAGAACGTCTGCGCCCACCGCGGCATGCAGTTCTGCCGCGAGCGCCACGGCAACAGAAAGGAGTTCGTCTGTCCGTACCACCAGTGGAACTACACGCTCAAGGGCGACCTGCAGGGCGTGCCATTTCGCCGCGGTGTGAAGCAGGACGGCAAGGTCAACGGCGGCATGCCGGCCGATTTCAAGACCGAGGAGCACGGCCTCACCAAGCTCAAGGTGGCCTCGCGCGGCGGTGTGGTGTTCGCATCGTTCGACCACGACATCGAGCCCTTCGAGGACTTTCTCGGCCCCGACATCCTTGGCTACTTCGATCGCCTGTTCGACGGCCGCAAGCTCACCATACTCGGCTACAACCGCCAGCGCATTCCCGGCAACTGGAAGCTGATGCAGGAGAACATCAAGGACCCATACCACCCGGGCCTCTTGCACACATGGTTCGTCACCTTCGGGCTCTGGCGTGCGGACAACAAGTCGGAGCTCAAGATGGATTCGCGTGGCCGCCACGCCGCGATGATTTCCACCCGCGGCAGTGCGGGCAAGGCCGCACAGGTCACGCAGGTGTCCAGCTTCAAGGAAAGCATGCAGCTCAAGGACCCGCGCTTTCTGGACATCGTGCCCGAGCCCTGGTGGAACGGGCCCACGGCGGTGATGATGACGCTGTTTCCCAGCCTCATCCTGCAGCAGCAGGTCAACAGCGTGTCGACGCGCCACATACAGCCCGTGGGGCACGACGCCTTCGATTTCGTCTGGACGCACTTCGGCTTCGAGGACGACACCGAGGAGATGACCCAGAGGCGCCTGCGCCAGGCCAACCTGTTCGGGCCGGCCGGTTTTGTCTCGGCCGACGACGGCGAGGTGATCGAGTTTTCGCAGGAGGGCTTCGAGCAGAAGCCGTATCACCGCACGCTCGCCGAACTGGGTGGGCGCGAGGTCGAGAACACCGATCACATGGTCACCGAAACGCTGATCCGCGGCATGTACCGCTACTGGCGCGAAGTGATGGAGGCGGCATGA
- a CDS encoding 2'-5' RNA ligase family protein, with protein MAIFPYAEDAASIAALGARLKDRHALKGKLTEAHRLHVTLHHLGSYPAAVPRKQVQAAIDAAASVAPPSFDVVFDEVMRFDKSKAFVLCGSESGTSALAAFRQRLGEALADAGFKPDHGFTPHMTLAYTPTKVERHPIEPVRWRADSFALIESHVGESIHEVLGQWPAVRPA; from the coding sequence ATGGCGATCTTTCCGTACGCTGAAGACGCCGCTTCGATTGCCGCGCTGGGCGCGCGCCTCAAGGACCGGCATGCACTGAAGGGAAAGCTGACCGAGGCGCATCGCCTGCACGTCACGCTGCATCACCTCGGCAGCTATCCGGCGGCAGTGCCGCGCAAGCAGGTGCAGGCCGCCATCGATGCGGCAGCGAGCGTGGCGCCTCCGTCTTTCGATGTGGTGTTCGACGAGGTCATGCGGTTCGACAAGAGCAAGGCATTCGTTTTGTGCGGCAGCGAAAGCGGGACATCAGCGCTGGCAGCCTTCAGGCAGCGTCTTGGCGAAGCGCTGGCCGATGCGGGCTTCAAGCCCGATCACGGCTTCACGCCTCACATGACCCTGGCCTACACGCCCACAAAGGTCGAGCGGCATCCGATCGAGCCGGTCCGGTGGAGGGCGGATTCGTTCGCCCTCATCGAAAGCCACGTGGGCGAAAGCATCCATGAGGTGCTCGGTCAGTGGCCCGCGGTCCGGCCCGCCTGA
- a CDS encoding DUF72 domain-containing protein: MAEVQDSLFPDLPRPPEAPPAALQEPEAEPPAKKKPRGGTVAAMAADPALIELAAALPPALRLGTSSWSYPGWANLVWDGEYAESVLSKNGLAALAQHPLFRTVSLDRNFYRALTASQYARYAAMVPDDFRFVVKAPSLVTDATVRDESGRGTQANPVFLNSEIAIQEFVQPALEGLGHRIGALVFQLSPIPSQLLADQPALLTRIGDMLQALPGLQQAAPDAVIAVEVRDPQLLCPAFADMLRSTGATFCMGLHAKMPPIEDQLPMLRALWPGPLVCRWNLHRRHGRFGYEDAEKLYGPFDKIVDPDPETRAALAKVIAGTTGAGQRAYVTVSNNAEGCAPLTIASLARDIVDLPKR; the protein is encoded by the coding sequence ATGGCTGAAGTGCAGGACTCCCTTTTCCCCGATCTTCCGCGCCCACCCGAGGCGCCACCAGCGGCGCTGCAAGAGCCCGAGGCCGAGCCGCCCGCAAAGAAGAAACCACGCGGCGGCACTGTGGCGGCGATGGCGGCCGACCCGGCACTCATCGAATTGGCCGCGGCGCTTCCGCCGGCGCTTCGGCTCGGTACCTCTTCATGGAGCTATCCGGGCTGGGCCAACCTGGTATGGGACGGCGAATACGCCGAATCGGTGCTCTCGAAAAACGGGCTCGCCGCGCTGGCGCAACACCCGCTCTTTCGCACCGTGAGCCTGGACCGCAACTTCTACCGCGCGCTTACGGCAAGCCAGTACGCGCGCTATGCGGCCATGGTGCCGGACGACTTTCGCTTTGTGGTGAAGGCGCCGAGCCTGGTGACCGACGCCACGGTGCGCGACGAGAGCGGCCGCGGCACGCAGGCGAATCCGGTGTTCCTGAACAGCGAGATCGCCATCCAGGAATTCGTGCAGCCCGCGCTCGAGGGCCTCGGCCACCGCATCGGTGCGCTGGTGTTCCAGCTGAGCCCGATTCCTTCGCAACTGCTGGCCGACCAGCCCGCACTGCTCACCCGCATCGGCGACATGCTGCAGGCCCTGCCCGGCTTGCAGCAGGCGGCACCGGACGCGGTCATTGCCGTGGAGGTGCGCGACCCCCAACTGCTGTGCCCCGCCTTCGCCGACATGCTGCGCAGCACGGGCGCGACCTTCTGCATGGGCCTGCACGCCAAGATGCCGCCCATAGAAGACCAGTTGCCGATGCTGCGCGCGCTGTGGCCAGGCCCATTGGTGTGCCGCTGGAACCTGCATCGCCGGCACGGCCGCTTCGGCTATGAAGATGCGGAAAAACTTTACGGGCCGTTCGACAAGATCGTCGACCCCGATCCGGAAACGCGCGCGGCTTTGGCCAAGGTGATTGCAGGCACCACTGGCGCAGGCCAGCGCGCCTATGTCACCGTGAGCAACAACGCCGAAGGGTGCGCGCCGCTCACGATTGCCTCGCTGGCGCGCGACATCGTCGACCTGCCGAAGCGCTAG
- a CDS encoding YciI family protein gives MFIVLLKFSSNKANAAQWMEGHKAWLQRGFDDGVFMLAGSLKPNQGGTVLAHRTTMAELQARVDADPFVAEKVVSAEIMEIAPARADERLGFLLG, from the coding sequence ATGTTCATCGTGCTCCTCAAATTCTCAAGCAACAAGGCCAATGCAGCCCAGTGGATGGAAGGCCACAAGGCGTGGCTCCAGCGCGGTTTCGACGACGGCGTGTTCATGCTCGCCGGCAGCCTCAAGCCCAACCAGGGTGGTACCGTGCTTGCGCACCGCACGACCATGGCCGAGCTGCAGGCGCGCGTCGACGCCGATCCGTTCGTTGCCGAGAAGGTCGTGAGCGCCGAGATCATGGAAATTGCGCCGGCCCGCGCCGACGAGCGGCTCGGCTTTCTGCTGGGTTGA
- a CDS encoding type II toxin-antitoxin system VapC family toxin, translating to MDASVTAAWLLPDQASEHTRKLYAAIRRDEVEPQAPNAWQWECANILANGVRSGRIPPSAVEGLWSVLDAIRHRVELHELAPAQHKAVLAVAIDAGVSLYDAGYLWLAKSLNLPLATFDEQLIQAAPQAGVRLFDISTL from the coding sequence ATGGACGCTTCCGTCACCGCCGCCTGGCTGCTGCCCGACCAGGCCAGCGAACACACCCGCAAGCTCTACGCCGCCATTCGCCGCGACGAAGTGGAGCCGCAGGCGCCTAACGCCTGGCAATGGGAGTGCGCCAACATCCTTGCCAACGGCGTTCGCAGCGGCCGCATTCCTCCTTCGGCCGTCGAAGGGCTGTGGAGCGTGCTCGATGCCATTCGCCACCGCGTGGAACTGCACGAGCTCGCGCCGGCCCAGCACAAGGCGGTGTTGGCCGTCGCCATCGACGCCGGCGTTTCGCTATACGACGCGGGTTACCTGTGGCTCGCCAAATCGCTCAATCTTCCGCTCGCCACCTTCGACGAGCAACTCATCCAGGCTGCGCCGCAAGCGGGCGTCAGGCTGTTCGACATTTCAACGCTCTGA
- a CDS encoding RidA family protein produces MTAQTRDQIADRIAAELGHSFEGELVAGGNYIPVVRDGNTLYTSGQVPRVGTTVVVTGRVGDQVSLAKAREAAQICTLRCLTLLRRELGSLDEIGKLLRVGVFVQCTADFTQQSEVADAASELLHRVFGDDGVHVRTAVGVYALPKNASVELEMTVAARPAAS; encoded by the coding sequence ATGACCGCGCAGACCCGAGACCAGATTGCCGACCGAATTGCCGCCGAGCTGGGCCACAGCTTCGAGGGCGAGCTTGTTGCCGGCGGCAACTACATACCTGTGGTGCGCGATGGAAACACCCTCTACACCAGCGGCCAGGTGCCGCGCGTGGGAACCACCGTCGTCGTCACCGGCCGCGTGGGCGACCAGGTGTCGCTCGCCAAGGCCCGCGAAGCGGCGCAAATCTGCACCTTGCGCTGCCTCACGCTGCTGCGGCGCGAGCTCGGTTCGCTCGACGAAATCGGCAAGCTGCTGCGCGTGGGGGTCTTCGTGCAGTGCACCGCCGACTTCACGCAGCAGAGCGAAGTGGCCGATGCCGCATCGGAGCTCCTGCACCGCGTGTTCGGCGATGACGGCGTGCATGTGCGCACGGCCGTCGGCGTGTACGCGTTGCCCAAGAACGCAAGCGTCGAGCTGGAGATGACCGTCGCCGCCAGGCCCGCCGCCAGTTGA
- a CDS encoding protocatechuate 3,4-dioxygenase: MVVFPALWLGARAQPAAARMATPSQTEGPFYPVRLPSDSDNDLLRNGTLNYRGGQPAWVDGSVTDLDGKPLRGAQVEIWQCDENGHYHHPGDGDRADAAFQGFGRVAVGEDGSYRFRTIRPVPYSGRTPHIHVKVKLGTRELLTTQLYVAGDPGNARDFLWRNLPQAARDAITVPFERGTDGLRARFPIVVAA; encoded by the coding sequence ATGGTCGTCTTTCCCGCGCTCTGGCTGGGTGCCCGTGCCCAGCCCGCAGCGGCCCGAATGGCCACGCCATCGCAAACCGAAGGGCCGTTCTATCCCGTCCGCCTGCCGAGCGATTCCGACAACGATCTACTGCGCAACGGCACGCTGAACTACCGTGGCGGCCAGCCCGCGTGGGTCGACGGCTCGGTGACCGACCTGGACGGCAAGCCGCTGCGCGGCGCGCAGGTCGAGATCTGGCAATGCGACGAAAACGGCCATTACCACCACCCCGGTGACGGTGATCGCGCCGATGCGGCCTTTCAGGGCTTCGGCCGCGTGGCAGTCGGCGAGGACGGCAGCTACCGCTTCCGCACCATCCGGCCCGTGCCCTACAGCGGCCGGACGCCGCACATTCACGTCAAGGTGAAGCTGGGCACGCGTGAACTGCTGACCACGCAACTCTACGTGGCCGGCGACCCGGGCAACGCGCGCGACTTTCTCTGGCGCAACCTTCCCCAAGCTGCGAGGGACGCCATCACCGTGCCTTTCGAGCGCGGGACGGACGGGCTGCGGGCGCGTTTTCCGATCGTGGTCGCGGCTTGA
- the guaA gene encoding glutamine-hydrolyzing GMP synthase, protein MQHDKILILDFGSQVTQLIARRVREAHVLSEVHPCDVTDEWVREYAADGHLKGVILSGSHASVYEETTDKAPQAVFDLGVPVLGICYGMQTMAHQLGGKVEGGHKREFGFASVRAHGHTALLKDIADFTTPEGFGMLNVWMSHGDKVTELPPGFKLMASTESCPIAGMADEARRYYALQFHPEVTHTVQGKAIIDRFVLGICEAKPDWVMRDHIAEAVQKIREQVGDEEVILGLSGGVDSSVAAALIHRAIGDQLTCVFVDHGLLRLNEGDMVMEMFEGKLHAKVIRVDASDLFLGKLAGVSDPEAKRKIIGGEFVTVFKQEAAKLKAGDGGHKGATFLAQGTIYPDVIESGGAKSKKAVTIKSHHNVGGLPEQLGLKLLEPLRDLFKDEVRELGVALGLPPEMVYRHPFPGPGLGVRILGEVKKEYADLLRRADAIFIEELRNFKDDATGKTWYDLTSQAFTVFLPVKSVGVMGDGRTYDYVVALRAVQTSDFMTADWAELPYALLKKVSGRIINEVRGINRVTYDVSSKPPATIEWE, encoded by the coding sequence ATGCAACACGACAAGATCCTCATTCTCGATTTCGGCTCGCAAGTCACGCAGCTCATCGCACGCCGCGTGCGCGAAGCACACGTGCTCAGCGAAGTGCACCCTTGCGACGTGACCGACGAATGGGTGCGCGAATACGCAGCCGACGGCCACCTCAAGGGCGTGATTCTTTCGGGCAGCCACGCGAGCGTGTACGAAGAAACCACCGACAAGGCGCCTCAAGCCGTGTTCGACCTGGGCGTGCCGGTGCTCGGCATCTGCTACGGCATGCAGACCATGGCACACCAGCTCGGCGGCAAGGTCGAGGGCGGCCACAAGCGCGAGTTCGGCTTTGCGTCCGTGCGCGCCCATGGCCACACCGCGCTCTTGAAAGACATTGCCGACTTCACCACGCCCGAAGGCTTCGGCATGCTCAACGTGTGGATGAGCCACGGCGACAAGGTCACCGAACTGCCGCCCGGTTTCAAGCTCATGGCCAGCACCGAGAGCTGCCCCATCGCCGGCATGGCCGACGAGGCGCGCCGCTACTACGCGCTGCAGTTCCACCCCGAAGTCACGCACACCGTGCAGGGCAAGGCGATCATCGATCGCTTCGTGCTCGGCATCTGCGAGGCGAAGCCCGACTGGGTCATGCGCGACCACATCGCCGAAGCCGTGCAGAAGATCCGCGAGCAGGTGGGGGATGAAGAAGTCATCCTCGGCCTCTCGGGCGGCGTGGATTCGAGCGTGGCTGCCGCGCTCATCCACCGCGCCATTGGCGACCAGCTCACCTGCGTGTTCGTCGACCACGGCCTCTTGCGCCTGAACGAAGGCGACATGGTCATGGAGATGTTCGAAGGCAAGCTGCACGCGAAGGTGATTCGCGTCGACGCCAGCGACCTGTTCCTCGGCAAGCTTGCCGGCGTGAGCGACCCTGAAGCCAAGCGCAAGATCATCGGCGGCGAGTTCGTTACCGTGTTCAAGCAGGAAGCCGCCAAGCTCAAGGCGGGCGATGGAGGCCACAAAGGCGCCACCTTCCTCGCGCAAGGCACCATCTACCCCGACGTCATCGAATCGGGCGGCGCCAAGAGCAAGAAGGCCGTCACCATCAAGAGCCACCACAACGTGGGCGGCTTGCCCGAGCAGCTCGGCCTCAAGCTGCTCGAGCCGCTGCGCGACCTCTTCAAGGACGAAGTGCGCGAACTGGGTGTGGCGCTCGGCCTGCCGCCGGAGATGGTGTACCGCCATCCGTTCCCCGGCCCGGGCCTGGGCGTTCGCATTCTCGGCGAAGTGAAGAAGGAATACGCGGACCTGCTGCGCCGCGCCGACGCAATCTTCATCGAGGAGCTGCGCAACTTCAAGGACGACGCCACCGGCAAGACCTGGTACGACCTCACGAGCCAGGCATTCACCGTGTTCCTGCCTGTGAAGAGCGTGGGCGTGATGGGCGACGGCCGCACCTACGACTACGTGGTCGCGCTGCGCGCCGTGCAGACCAGCGACTTCATGACCGCCGACTGGGCCGAGCTGCCTTATGCGCTGCTCAAGAAGGTGTCGGGCCGCATCATCAATGAAGTGCGCGGCATCAACCGGGTGACGTACGACGTGTCGAGCAAGCCGCCGGCAACGATCGAGTGGGAGTGA
- a CDS encoding DNA-3-methyladenine glycosylase I has protein sequence MTTLIDGPDGQPRCRWCASAPEFLAYHDTEWGFPVADDRRLFEKLCLEGFQSGLSWRTILAKRENFRAAFHGFDFDKVARFTAKDVERLLQDAGIVRHRGKIEAVIHNAARAQELVAGHGSLAAFFWSHEPDADSLAEPQSASTSEASIALSKALKKLGWKFVGPTTVYAFMQAMGLINDHAQGCVVRAKAARGRSAFQKPRARPIAD, from the coding sequence ATGACCACATTGATCGACGGCCCCGACGGCCAACCACGCTGCCGCTGGTGCGCAAGCGCGCCCGAATTCCTTGCTTACCACGACACCGAATGGGGCTTTCCAGTAGCCGACGACCGCCGTCTGTTCGAGAAGCTCTGCCTGGAAGGCTTTCAGTCGGGGTTGAGCTGGCGCACCATTCTGGCCAAGCGGGAAAACTTCCGCGCGGCGTTCCACGGATTCGACTTCGACAAGGTGGCCCGCTTCACCGCGAAAGACGTCGAGCGCCTGCTGCAAGACGCGGGCATCGTCCGGCATCGGGGCAAGATCGAAGCAGTGATCCACAATGCCGCCCGTGCGCAAGAACTGGTCGCAGGCCACGGCTCGCTGGCGGCCTTCTTCTGGAGCCATGAGCCCGATGCCGACTCGCTTGCGGAACCGCAAAGCGCTTCGACCTCGGAGGCTTCCATCGCGCTTTCCAAGGCGCTGAAGAAGCTTGGCTGGAAGTTCGTCGGGCCGACGACTGTGTACGCCTTCATGCAGGCCATGGGCCTCATCAACGACCATGCGCAAGGGTGTGTGGTCCGGGCAAAGGCGGCGCGTGGTCGCAGCGCGTTCCAAAAGCCGCGAGCACGCCCAATCGCTGATTGA
- a CDS encoding TetR/AcrR family transcriptional regulator, whose product MTAMADKTTREQIVDAADQLFYKRGFEATSFADIAKVVNISRGNFYHHFKTKDEILDAVIAARLGQTRGMLAQWEACGPDPMSRIRSFIHILIANQSLIMRHGCPVGTLSTELAKLDHPSLKQANGLFTLFRVWLRKQFALLGRKADADALAMHLLARSQGVAVLANAFRDKSFVQQEVRQLCEWLESCARKPATSNR is encoded by the coding sequence ATGACCGCCATGGCCGACAAGACCACCCGCGAGCAGATCGTGGACGCCGCGGATCAGCTGTTCTACAAGCGCGGTTTCGAGGCCACGTCGTTCGCCGATATTGCCAAGGTGGTGAACATTTCGCGCGGCAATTTCTATCATCACTTCAAGACCAAGGATGAAATCCTGGATGCGGTGATTGCCGCGCGCCTTGGCCAGACGCGCGGCATGCTGGCGCAGTGGGAGGCATGCGGCCCCGATCCCATGAGCCGCATCCGAAGCTTCATTCATATCCTGATTGCCAACCAGTCCCTCATCATGCGGCACGGCTGCCCGGTGGGTACGCTGTCTACCGAACTCGCCAAGCTGGACCATCCCTCGCTGAAGCAGGCCAACGGCCTGTTCACCCTGTTCCGCGTCTGGCTGCGAAAGCAGTTCGCGCTGCTGGGCCGCAAGGCCGATGCCGATGCGCTCGCCATGCACCTGCTCGCCCGGAGCCAGGGCGTGGCCGTGCTGGCCAATGCCTTTCGCGACAAGTCCTTCGTGCAGCAGGAAGTGCGGCAGCTGTGCGAGTGGCTCGAGTCCTGCGCGCGCAAGCCAGCCACCAGCAACCGCTGA
- a CDS encoding LysR family transcriptional regulator: MQLKDIDLNLLLVFDRMLAEKRVSAVAESLGLSQPAISNALARLRKLLGDELFLRTARGMEPTPFALQLAEPVAYAMGALHSALNQQVVFDPATSTRSFTLAMTDIGEIYFTPKLMETLSGTAPGVTISTVRNNAAASLRDELEAGHVDIAIGLLPQLKAGVFQRRLFLQRYVCLFSSAHPLARKRSVSLKDFSAADHVLVQAAGTGHGKADDVMAAQGIQRHIRLRVPHFVAIGHILRSSEMIATVPERLAQSIAEPFGLVWRPHPVPLPQIAINLFWHAKVHRDPGNQWLRGLLFDNFADSD; the protein is encoded by the coding sequence ATGCAACTCAAGGACATCGACCTCAACCTGCTGCTGGTGTTCGACCGCATGCTGGCCGAGAAGCGCGTCTCGGCGGTGGCCGAATCGCTAGGCCTTTCGCAGCCGGCCATCAGCAATGCGCTGGCGCGGCTGCGCAAGCTGCTGGGCGACGAGCTCTTCTTGCGCACGGCGCGCGGCATGGAGCCCACGCCTTTCGCATTGCAGCTGGCCGAACCGGTGGCCTACGCCATGGGCGCGCTGCATTCGGCCCTGAACCAGCAGGTGGTGTTCGACCCCGCCACCAGCACGCGCAGCTTCACGCTGGCGATGACCGACATCGGCGAGATCTACTTCACGCCCAAGCTCATGGAAACGCTGTCTGGCACGGCGCCGGGCGTGACGATCAGCACGGTGCGCAACAACGCCGCGGCCAGCCTGCGCGATGAGCTCGAGGCCGGCCACGTCGACATTGCCATCGGTCTGCTGCCGCAGCTCAAGGCAGGCGTGTTTCAGCGCCGGCTGTTCTTGCAGCGTTATGTGTGCCTCTTCTCAAGTGCTCATCCGCTGGCGCGCAAGCGCAGCGTGTCGCTCAAGGACTTCAGCGCGGCCGACCACGTTCTGGTGCAGGCCGCCGGCACGGGCCACGGCAAGGCCGACGACGTGATGGCAGCGCAAGGCATTCAAAGGCACATTCGGCTCAGGGTGCCGCACTTCGTGGCCATTGGCCACATCCTGCGATCGAGCGAAATGATCGCCACCGTGCCGGAGCGGCTGGCGCAGAGCATTGCGGAGCCGTTCGGCCTGGTGTGGCGCCCTCACCCGGTGCCGCTACCGCAGATTGCAATCAACCTGTTCTGGCACGCGAAGGTGCATCGCGACCCGGGCAACCAGTGGCTGCGCGGATTGCTGTTCGACAATTTTGCGGACAGTGACTAG
- a CDS encoding aromatic-ring-hydroxylating dioxygenase subunit beta, which produces MNLDANAYLELSRLYAAYAHAVDSGQWDLWPAFFIDECSYRLQPRENHERGLPLATLSFESRGMLEDRVYGIKETLFHDPYYQRHVVGLPLVHKVDADGTIHSEANYAVFRTKLDQASTVFNVGRYIDTVVATPDGLKFATRLCVFDSEMIPNSIIYPI; this is translated from the coding sequence ATGAACCTCGACGCCAACGCCTACCTCGAACTGTCGCGCCTGTACGCGGCCTATGCGCATGCCGTCGATTCGGGGCAGTGGGACTTGTGGCCCGCGTTCTTCATCGACGAGTGCAGCTACAGGCTGCAGCCGCGCGAGAACCACGAGCGCGGGCTGCCGCTTGCCACGCTGTCTTTCGAGAGCCGGGGCATGCTCGAAGACCGGGTCTACGGCATCAAGGAAACGCTGTTCCACGACCCGTACTACCAGCGCCATGTAGTTGGCCTGCCGCTGGTGCACAAGGTTGATGCCGACGGCACGATCCACAGCGAGGCCAACTACGCGGTGTTCCGCACCAAGCTCGACCAGGCCTCGACGGTGTTCAACGTCGGCCGCTACATCGACACGGTGGTTGCGACCCCTGACGGACTGAAGTTCGCGACACGTCTTTGCGTGTTCGACAGCGAGATGATCCCCAACTCGATCATCTATCCCATCTGA